Proteins from a genomic interval of Gopherus evgoodei ecotype Sinaloan lineage chromosome 7, rGopEvg1_v1.p, whole genome shotgun sequence:
- the LOC115655327 gene encoding RNA-binding protein 4B-like isoform X2 — MVKLFIGNLPREATEQEIRSLFEQYGKVLECDIIKNYGFVHIEDKTAAEDAIRNLHHHKLHGVCINVEASKNKSKASTKLHVGNISTTCTNLELRAKFEEYGPVIECDIVKDYAFVHMERAEDAVEAIRGLDNTEFQGRICAAGRRVPVAREIYIVRVKLYWASKHTDHG, encoded by the exons ATGGTGAAACTCTTCATTGGGAATCTGCCCCGGGAGGCAACAGAGCAAGAGATCCGGTCGCTCTTTGAGCAATACGGGAAGGTGCTGGAATGTGACATCATCAAAAACTATGGCTTTGTGCACATTGAAGACAAGACAGCGGCTGAAGATGCCATCCGTAACCTGCATCACCACAAGCTGCATGGTGTCTGCATCAACGTGGAAGCCAGCAAGAACAAGAGCAAGGCCTCCACCAAGCTGCATGTGGGCAACATCAGCACCACCTGCACTAACCTGGAGCTGCGGGCCAAGTTTGAAGAGTATGGCCCAGTGATCGAGTGCGACATAGTGAAGGACTATGCCTTTGTGCACATGGAGCGGGCTGAGGATGCTGTGGAGGCCATCAGGGGCCTAGACAACACAGAGTTCCAAG GTAGGATATGTGCGGCTGGACGTCGGGTTCCTGTTGCACGTGAAATCTATATCGTACGTGTCAAACTGTACTGGGCTTCAAAGCATACTGATCACGGCTAA
- the LOC115655327 gene encoding RNA-binding protein 4B-like isoform X1 codes for MVKLFIGNLPREATEQEIRSLFEQYGKVLECDIIKNYGFVHIEDKTAAEDAIRNLHHHKLHGVCINVEASKNKSKASTKLHVGNISTTCTNLELRAKFEEYGPVIECDIVKDYAFVHMERAEDAVEAIRGLDNTEFQGKRMHVQLSTSRLRTAPGMGDKSGCYRCGKEGHWSKECPVDRTGQVPDFTETYNEQYGAVRTPYPAGYGETMYYDDGYGAMVDYYKRYRVRPYATASAYDAYAEQTMAQYSQYAQYSQVQTTAMAATTAMAATTAMANRLTATLDPYDRALLPTPGAAAAAVAAAATAAAAAASSTYYTRDRSPLRRTATAATTVGEAYGYERCQLSPVSSVARASLYDVQRFGRESYADRARYSAF; via the exons ATGGTGAAACTCTTCATTGGGAATCTGCCCCGGGAGGCAACAGAGCAAGAGATCCGGTCGCTCTTTGAGCAATACGGGAAGGTGCTGGAATGTGACATCATCAAAAACTATGGCTTTGTGCACATTGAAGACAAGACAGCGGCTGAAGATGCCATCCGTAACCTGCATCACCACAAGCTGCATGGTGTCTGCATCAACGTGGAAGCCAGCAAGAACAAGAGCAAGGCCTCCACCAAGCTGCATGTGGGCAACATCAGCACCACCTGCACTAACCTGGAGCTGCGGGCCAAGTTTGAAGAGTATGGCCCAGTGATCGAGTGCGACATAGTGAAGGACTATGCCTTTGTGCACATGGAGCGGGCTGAGGATGCTGTGGAGGCCATCAGGGGCCTAGACAACACAGAGTTCCAAG GCAAGCGGATGCACGTGCAGTTGTCCACCAGTCGGCTCAGGACCGCGCCCGGGATGGGAGACAAGAGCGGCTGCTATCGGTGCGGGAAAGAAGGGCACTGGTCTAAAGAGTGTCCGGTAGATCGCACGGGGCAAGTGCCTGACTTTACCGAAACCTATAATGAGCAGTATGGAGCGGTGCGCACTCCCTACCCCGCGGGCTATGGGGAGACTATGTATTACGATGATGGGTATGGAGCAATGGTCGACTACTACAAAAGATATCGCGTGAGGCCCTATGCTACGGCATCTGCATACGACGCCTATGCAGAGCAAACAATGGCCCAGTATTCGCAGTATGCGCAATACTCCCAAGTACAAACCACAGCCATGGCCGCCACCACAGCCATGGCCGCCACTACAGCCATGGCCAATCGCCTCACTGCTACCCTAGACCCTTACGATAGAGCGCTGCTGCCAACCccgggagcagcagcagcggcagtaGCTGCAGCTGCAACTGCCGCTGCAGCAGCCGCATCCTCCACCTATTACACCCGGGATAGAAGCCCCCTGCGCCGCACGGCAACCGCAGCCACCACCGTCGGAGAGGCATACGGTTATGAACGTTGTCAGCTGTCTCCAGTCTCGTCGGTCGCTCGGGCCTCCCTCTACGATGTTCAGCGGTTCGGGCGGGAGTCGTATGCAGACAGGGCGCGGTACTCTGCGTTTTGA
- the LOC115655327 gene encoding RNA-binding protein 4B-like isoform X3: MVKLFIGNLPREATEQEIRSLFEQYGKVLECDIIKNYGFVHIEDKTAAEDAIRNLHHHKLHGVCINVEASKNKSKASTKLHVGNISTTCTNLELRAKFEEYGPVIECDIVKDYAFVHMERAEDAVEAIRGLDNTEFQASCAEAPSVSPSWRDPLTSAFIHCKAQEW; encoded by the exons ATGGTGAAACTCTTCATTGGGAATCTGCCCCGGGAGGCAACAGAGCAAGAGATCCGGTCGCTCTTTGAGCAATACGGGAAGGTGCTGGAATGTGACATCATCAAAAACTATGGCTTTGTGCACATTGAAGACAAGACAGCGGCTGAAGATGCCATCCGTAACCTGCATCACCACAAGCTGCATGGTGTCTGCATCAACGTGGAAGCCAGCAAGAACAAGAGCAAGGCCTCCACCAAGCTGCATGTGGGCAACATCAGCACCACCTGCACTAACCTGGAGCTGCGGGCCAAGTTTGAAGAGTATGGCCCAGTGATCGAGTGCGACATAGTGAAGGACTATGCCTTTGTGCACATGGAGCGGGCTGAGGATGCTGTGGAGGCCATCAGGGGCCTAGACAACACAGAGTTCCAAG cTTCATGTGCAGAAGCTCCTTCGGTGTCACCCAGTTGGAGGGATCCTCTCACCTCTGCTTTTATACATTGCAAAGCACAGGAATGGTGA